The Cryptococcus neoformans var. neoformans B-3501A chromosome 4, whole genome shotgun sequence genome has a window encoding:
- a CDS encoding hypothetical protein (HMMPfam hit to Rad21_Rec8, Conserved region of Rad21 / Rec8 like protein, score: 48.2, E(): 2.2e-11; HMMPfam hit to Rad21_Rec8_N, N terminus of Rad21 / Rec8 like protein, score: 124.7, E(): 2.1e-34), giving the protein MILNELIKSGPLAKIWLSAHQERKLSKTQAMGVDVGESVEAILTQDAALPLRSSGPLMLGVVRIYSRKVGYLFDDCKEARERISLAFRPGIVDLPEDQVRASHNAITISSRADFDFNDWTWGPSNFLVPPQPSQAAVTTTVLPGGQAFGAFNFGVPRAPSIYGGSETAASRHGSHDEFSSQLGSNEFSGIDLGLNLEGDETIEYGREVMTPISREGSAFAARERSIRAGTLDLAGFGGEGIGDVLPPMAPMDDYDVEMAERMEPFEPMDLGLDFEQEIERARRATTELLTPPPPTPPQESISDLTPRTAAQISAHPAPPVKAAKKPRLVMPDHETELTQELYDRAAILGAEHFIPANLELLHLNEIVSDPASHFLPTLKIGGENWTAVAPLGLAPELTELFAFPSNVLRKGRGLEEAEEDRPAKRARREGEIEAEAEAEAEEDVEEQLRQAEEDVEVVRRHEFDVGFNAAEEAFVPAFVGDDGDYGIGIGDEMPMEPMGASPPAFGISRGPSLAPSRAESIAREIEYGGPEGDFTLAMFDTRSSRAAESQLSQVPSSPSRAESQKEGAPGRHTSMAMGLLRRELEAIEEEDKVVSFEKLADKATKRAASAFFFELLSLGTRDCIKLEQPEPFQDIKIRGKDKLWPFPSQTASQLGSEV; this is encoded by the exons ATGATCTTGAACGAACTCATCAAGTCGGGGCCTCTGGCCAAGATCTGGCTTTCCGCTCACCAGGAACGCAAGTTGAGCAAGACTCAGGCTATGGGCGTTGACGTTGGAGAAAGCGTTG AGGCAATTTTAACTCAGGACGCCGCGCTTCCTCTACGATCGTCTGGACCCCTAATGCTCGGTGTTGTGCGAATCTACTCACGTAAAGTTGGTTATCTCTTTGATGACTGTAAGGAGGCTCGAGAACGTATCAGTTTG GCTTTCCGGCCGGGTATCGTTGATCTTCCCGAAGACCAAGTTAGGGCCTCCCATAACGCGATCACCATCTCATCCCGTGCCGATTTCGACTTTAACGATTGGACATGGGGTCCCTCCAACTTTCTCGTCCcccctcaaccttctcaagcCGCGGTGACCACCACCGTTCTTCCGGGTGGTCAAGCGTTTGGAGCGTTCAACTTTGGTGTCCCGCGAGCGCCTTCAATATACGGTGGATCTGAGACTGCGGCATCGAGACATGGATCGCATGACGAATTCTCAAGTCAGCTTGGTTCAAACGAATTTTCCGGCATCGACTTGGGATTGAACCttgagggagatgagacTATTGAATACGGTCGTGAGGTCATGACCCCGATCAGTCGGGAAGGAAGTGCATTTGCCGCGAGAGAGAGGAGTATCAGGGCAGGAACTTTAGACTTGGCTGGTTTTGGCGGGGAGGGTATTGGAGATGTACTTCCGCCCATGGCTCCGATGGACGACTATGATGTCGAGATGGCTGAGCGAATGGAGCCGTTTGAGCCCATGGATTTGGGATTGGACTTTGAGCaggagattgagagggCAAGGAGAGCGA CAACCGAGTTATTAacacctccaccgcccACTCCCCCACAAGAATCCATTAGCGACCTGACTCCTCGTACGGCCGCCCAGATTTCTGCCCACCCCGCTCCCCCTGTCAAGGCGGCCAAGAAGCCTCGTCTTGTAATGCCCGATCACGAGACTGAGCTCACGCAGGAACTTTATGACCGTGCGGCCATCTTGGGTGCCGAGCACTTTATCCCTGCCAACTTGGAGCTCTTGCACTTGAACGAGATTGTGTCCGACCCTGCGTCCCACTTTTTGCCCACCCTCAAGATTGGTGGTGAGAATTGGACGGCTGTTGCCCCCTTGGGCCTTGCGCCCGAGCTTACCGAGCTCTTTGCCTTCCCCAGCAACGTTCTGCGCAAGGGCCGAGGACTCgaggaagcagaggaggaCCGACCTGCGAAGCGGGCACGTAGGGAGGGCGAGATTGAGGCTGAGGCTGAGGCTGAGGCtgaggaagatgttgaggaaCAGCTGCGTcaagcggaagaagatgtggaggTCGTCCGCAGACACGAATTCGATGTGGGCTTTAACGCTGCTGAAGAGGCCTTTGTTCCGGCGTTTGTGGGCGACGATGGTGACTATGGGATCGGTATCGGGGATGAAATGCCGATGGAACCCATGGGCGCTTCTCCACCAGCCTTTGGAATTTCGCGTGGTCCCTCGCTCGCGCCTTCTCGCGCGGAAAGCATTGCCCGAGAAATCGAGTATGGGGGTCCTGAAGGTGACTTTACGCTCGCCATGTTTGACACTCGCTCGAGCAGGGCGGCCGAAAGTCAGCTGAGCCAGGTCCCGTCCTCGCCCAGCAGGGCCGAGTCGCAGAAAGAAGGTGCGCCTGGCAGACACACGAGTATGGCAATGGGACTTTTGAGGAGAGAGTTGGAGGCTatcgaggaggaagacaaggTTGTTTCGTTTGAGAAACTGGCTGACAAG GCTACTAAGCGCGCCGCGTCcgcattcttctttgagCTGCTTTCTCTCGGTACGAGAGATTGCATCAAGCTTGAGCAGCCCGAGCCTTTCCAGGATATCAAGATCCGAGGTAAGGACAAGCTCtggccttttccttcccagACAGCGTCTCAGTTGGGGTCAGAGGTGTAA
- a CDS encoding hypothetical protein (HMMPfam hit to HisG, ATP phosphoribosyltransferase, score: 187.4, E(): 2.8e-53) — protein sequence MSANSAPQPAQSESLESSTILLPPSGGDVSPSAGGGRASKSSFGYESTMSLLVDSLKDRLLFAVPKKGRLHEKCLELLNGADIKYNRAHRLDVALVQNMPIALVFLPAADIPRFVALGSVALGITGQDVIAESTHAPLITELLPLGFGKCKLQVQVPVTGPIQTLEGLSGARIATSFEVLAGELFNGPNGVDAKVGKGKTSVEYVGGSVEAACALGMADGIVDLVESGDTMRAAGLHAIHTLMSSEAVLITSATPHPNLTPSLASFIPLIKSRFAGVLASKRYVYASYNIQRSNLAKALTITPGRRAPTVSPLDENGWVAVSAMVERKEVAKVMDELERTGAEDILIMALDNCRVGV from the exons ATGTCTGCCAATTCCGCCCCTCAGCCTGCTCAATCCGAGTCTCTCGAATCCTcaaccatcctcctccctccctccgGCGGTGACGTTTCTCCCTCCGCTGGTGGTGGCCGTGCCAGCAAATCCTCTTTCGGCTATGAATCAACCATGTCATTACTTGTAGACTCTCTTAAAGACAGGTTACTTTTTGCCGTACCCAAGAAGGGCAGATTGCACGAAAAATGCTTGGAATTGTTAAACGGTGCGGACATCAAGTACAATAGGGCTCATCGATTGGATGTTGCTCTTGTGCAAAACATGCCCATTGCTCT TGTGTTCCTCCCCGCTGCCGACATTCCTCGATTTGTTGCCCTTGGTTCCGTCGCTCTCGGTATCACCGGACAAGATGTTATCGCCGAATCCACCCACGCCCCTCTCATCACCGAGCTCCTCCCACTCGGTTTCGGCAAGTGCAAGCTTCAGGTCCAGGTGCCCGTGACCGGTCCTATCCAGACACTTGAAGGCTTGTCCGGTGCCAGAATTGCGACCAGCTTCGAGGTCCTTGCCGGAGAGCTCTTCAACGGTCCTAACGGTGTCGACGCCAAGGTTGGCAAGGGAAAGACCAGCGTCGAGTATGTTGGTGGTAGTGTCGAGGCTGCTTGTGCCTTGGGTATGGCCGACGGCATCGTCGACCTTGTCG AATCTGGCGACACTATGCGAGCCGCTGGCCTCCACGCTATTCACACCCTCATGAGCTCTGAAGCCGTTCTCATCACTTCCGCTACACCCCACCCCAACCTCACCCCCTCACTTGCCAGCTTTATCCCCTTGATCAAGTCTCGTTTCGCGGGTGTCCTTGCGTCTAAACGATACGTCTACGCTTCATACAACATTCAGCGTTCAAATCTTGCAAAGGCTCTTACCATCACTCCGGGAAGGAGAGCTCCTACAGTCAGCCCCTTGGATGAGAATGGATGGGTTGCTGTCAGTGCGATGGtagagaggaaggaggttgcCAAGGTTATGGATGAGCTGGAAAGGACCGGTGCTGAGGATATCTTGATCATGGCTTTGGACAACTGTAGGGTTGGTGTTTAG
- a CDS encoding hypothetical protein (Match to ESTs gb|CF189467.1|CF189467, gb|CF186089.1|CF186089, gb|CF192673.1|CF192673; HMMPfam hit to Sod_Cu, Copper/zinc superoxide dismutase (SODC), score: 321.5, E(): 1.3e-93): MVKAVAVLKGDSHVYGTITFTQDSEGAPVCVSGENLDADAKRGFHVHEFGDNTNGCTSAGPHYNPFHKNHGGPTAAERHVGDLGNVQTNGCGVAMVDISDKVISLFGPHSIIGRSMVVHAGTDDLGKGGNEESLKTGNAGARLACGVIGIAA, from the exons ATGGTCAAG GCTGTTGCTGTCCTCAAGGGTGACTCCCACGTCTACGGTACTATAACTTTTACCCAGGACTCGGAAGGCGCTCCCGTTTGCGTCTCGGGTGAG AACCTCGACGCTGACGCCAAGCGAGGCTTCCACGTCCACGAGTTTGGAGACAACACCAACGGCTGTACTTCTGCCGGTCCCCATTACAACCCCTTCCACAAGAACCACGGTGGTCCCACTGCCGCCGAGAGGCACGTTGGTGACCTCG GTAACGTCCAAACGAACGGCTGCGGTGTCGCTATGGTTGACATTTCCG ACAAGgtcatctccctcttcgGCCCTCACTCCATCATTGGTCGAAGTATGGTCGTCCACGCCGGTACTGACGATCTCGGCAAGGGCGGCAACGAGGAGTCCCTGAAGACTGGCAATGCAGGTGCCCGTCTTGCCTGCGGTGTCAT CGGTATCGCCGCTTAA